The following proteins come from a genomic window of Halobaculum sp. MBLA0147:
- a CDS encoding P-II family nitrogen regulator → MSDAPDEAGDAAIGTDETADGAGKLQMVVAVIRPEKLGEVKTALARVGAPSLTVSDVSGRGSQPEKTGQWRGEEYTVDLHQKTRIECVVADVPASEVVDAIAEAANTGEAGDGKIFVLDVADAYQIRTGATGTDAV, encoded by the coding sequence GTGAGTGACGCACCCGACGAGGCCGGCGACGCCGCTATCGGGACGGACGAGACGGCGGATGGCGCGGGGAAACTCCAGATGGTCGTGGCGGTGATCCGCCCGGAGAAACTGGGGGAGGTGAAGACGGCACTGGCACGCGTCGGCGCGCCGTCGCTCACGGTCTCGGACGTGTCCGGGCGCGGCTCACAGCCCGAGAAGACCGGTCAGTGGCGCGGCGAGGAGTACACCGTCGACCTCCACCAGAAGACGCGAATCGAGTGCGTCGTCGCCGACGTGCCCGCGAGCGAGGTCGTCGACGCCATCGCCGAGGCCGCCAACACCGGCGAGGCGGGCGACGGGAAGATCTTCGTCTTGGACGTGGCCGACGCCTACCAGATCCGCACCGGCGCGACCGGCACAGACGCGGTCTGA
- the icd gene encoding isocitrate dehydrogenase (NADP(+)) — protein sequence MSYEHIEAPDGGAKITLADEETGELDVPENPIIPILYGDGTGEDVGPVAQDVLSAAAEATGRDIEWMRVYAGETAREKYDENLPDETVQAIRDHRVAIKGPLTTPVGAGFRSLNVALRQTLDLYANVRPTYHLEGVPSPVSKPEEMDMVTFRENTEDVYSGIEFEEGTDEVARVREFIEDEMGYDSIHEGPVGIGIKPITEFGTKRLVREAIDYALENDRDSVTLVHKGNIMKFTEGQFRDWGYEVAEEEYGDEVITEDTLWEERDGEAPEDTVVVNDRIADNMLQQLLTRTDEYDVLAMPNLNGDYLSDAAGAQIGGLGIAPGGNFGHGRMLAEPVHGSAPKYAGQDKVNPSALILSGVLMFEYMGWDDAAELVRDAVEETIAAKEVTYDFHRQIEGGEKLGTSEFGQRVVDRIQN from the coding sequence ATGAGCTACGAGCACATCGAGGCCCCGGACGGTGGGGCGAAGATCACGCTCGCCGACGAGGAGACCGGCGAGTTGGACGTACCCGAGAACCCGATCATCCCGATCCTCTACGGTGACGGCACCGGCGAGGACGTGGGGCCGGTGGCCCAGGACGTGCTCTCGGCGGCCGCCGAGGCGACGGGGCGCGACATCGAGTGGATGCGCGTGTACGCCGGCGAGACGGCCCGCGAGAAGTACGACGAGAACCTGCCGGACGAGACGGTGCAGGCGATCCGCGACCACCGCGTCGCGATCAAGGGCCCGCTGACGACGCCGGTCGGCGCCGGGTTCCGCTCGCTGAACGTCGCCCTGCGACAGACGCTGGACCTGTACGCCAACGTCCGGCCGACGTACCACCTCGAGGGCGTCCCGTCGCCGGTGTCGAAGCCGGAGGAGATGGACATGGTCACCTTCCGGGAGAACACCGAGGACGTGTACTCCGGGATCGAGTTCGAGGAGGGGACCGACGAGGTCGCTCGCGTCCGCGAGTTCATCGAGGACGAGATGGGATACGACTCCATCCACGAGGGACCGGTCGGGATCGGGATCAAGCCGATCACGGAGTTCGGGACGAAGCGACTCGTCCGCGAGGCCATCGACTACGCGCTGGAGAACGACCGCGACTCCGTCACGCTGGTCCACAAGGGGAACATCATGAAGTTCACCGAGGGTCAGTTCCGCGACTGGGGCTACGAGGTCGCCGAGGAGGAGTACGGCGACGAGGTCATCACCGAGGACACGCTGTGGGAGGAGCGCGACGGCGAGGCGCCCGAGGACACCGTCGTCGTCAACGACCGCATCGCGGACAACATGCTCCAGCAGCTGCTCACCCGCACCGACGAGTACGACGTGCTCGCGATGCCGAACCTCAACGGTGACTACCTCTCGGACGCCGCCGGCGCTCAGATCGGTGGGCTCGGCATCGCGCCCGGTGGGAACTTCGGTCACGGGCGGATGCTCGCGGAGCCGGTCCACGGCTCGGCGCCGAAGTACGCCGGCCAGGACAAGGTCAACCCGAGTGCGCTGATCCTCTCGGGGGTCCTGATGTTCGAGTACATGGGCTGGGACGACGCCGCGGAGCTCGTCCGCGACGCCGTCGAGGAGACCATCGCCGCGAAGGAGGTCACCTACGACTTCCACCGGCAGATCGAGGGCGGCGAGAAGCTCGGCACGAGCGAGTTCGGCCAGCGCGTCGTCGACCGCATCCAGAACTAG
- a CDS encoding DUF6338 family protein, whose protein sequence is MTPDVGLQTSVSFGRQLLFFLFLLIPGYLTVRTYYWANVAIEDRGRVNRLVLMAIGGFVSLAIVALWRELVPTFRVGFLEWLSPSWLVVEERLSVGSISRLSILESTHLILWESLVGVLLGYVYGTAKYVTYDQRRQERTQLKQPWEKFVESVGTGANQTVEVITSDGERVVGEVVGLGSPSEAYDLLLTEPRTPDGTDDESNTDGGGRGPDGESGSRGDLSYHHYEDISHVYLRDDALTNQTTRLQDRHTDLLQYLRNLQGGDEDEPPEANEDEAGSTRSLEASDDARDRGDTTRNATDETE, encoded by the coding sequence GTGACGCCCGACGTGGGACTCCAGACGAGTGTCTCGTTCGGCCGGCAGTTGCTGTTCTTCCTGTTTCTGTTGATTCCTGGGTACCTCACGGTTCGGACGTACTACTGGGCGAACGTCGCGATCGAAGACAGAGGACGAGTGAATCGGCTCGTGCTGATGGCGATCGGTGGATTCGTGTCACTCGCGATAGTAGCTCTCTGGCGGGAGTTGGTCCCGACGTTCCGAGTCGGTTTCCTCGAGTGGCTGAGCCCCTCGTGGCTGGTGGTCGAAGAACGGCTGAGTGTCGGGTCGATTTCGCGGCTCTCCATTCTCGAATCGACACACCTGATACTCTGGGAGAGTCTGGTGGGGGTGCTCCTCGGGTACGTCTACGGGACGGCGAAGTACGTGACCTACGACCAACGGCGACAGGAACGGACTCAGTTGAAACAGCCGTGGGAGAAGTTCGTGGAGAGTGTCGGTACCGGAGCGAACCAAACTGTCGAGGTGATCACGTCCGACGGAGAACGGGTGGTCGGGGAGGTCGTCGGGTTGGGCTCACCGTCTGAAGCGTACGACCTACTGTTGACCGAGCCTCGTACACCGGACGGAACCGACGACGAGTCCAATACCGACGGTGGTGGGAGGGGGCCGGACGGCGAGAGTGGTTCGCGGGGAGACTTGTCGTACCACCACTACGAGGACATCTCTCACGTGTATCTGCGTGACGACGCACTGACCAATCAGACTACGAGACTACAGGACCGTCACACCGATCTGCTCCAGTACCTCCGCAATCTGCAGGGTGGCGACGAGGACGAACCGCCCGAAGCGAACGAGGACGAAGCCGGATCGACTCGCTCACTCGAAGCCAGTGACGACGCACGGGACCGTGGCGACACGACTCGGAACGCCACGGACGAGACGGAGTGA
- a CDS encoding MBL fold metallo-hydrolase, translated as MNPEDFPTTDATVPELTPAALKRRLDDGERVTILDARAPDTFAEWHLEAPIAEVVNVPYFEFLDAVDGSLDETLLDRVPEAEPLVVLCAKGGASEFVAGTLAEAGRSVVHVVDGMRGWARLYERDEVTDYDGPGTVYQYRRPSSGCLGYLLVADGEAAVIDPLRAFTDRYLADAAALDAELVYALDTHVHADHVSGVRELVREGVTGVLPTAAVDRGVTYADRVETVADGDTLAVGTAEIDVLHTPGHTSGMTSYLLGDSVLTTGDGLFVESVARPDLEAGADGAADAARQLHETLRDRVLALDDDTVIGGAHYGDGAEPAADGTYTAPLGEVVDRMPVLTADEEAFVDTVMTDMPPRPANYEEIVATNLGRETADDDEAFKLELGPNNCAASDAAMTSD; from the coding sequence ATGAACCCGGAGGACTTCCCGACGACGGACGCGACGGTACCGGAACTCACACCCGCGGCGCTGAAGCGACGCCTCGACGACGGCGAGCGGGTGACGATCCTCGACGCTCGTGCGCCGGACACGTTCGCGGAGTGGCACCTCGAGGCACCGATCGCAGAGGTCGTCAACGTGCCGTACTTCGAGTTCCTCGACGCCGTCGACGGCAGTCTGGACGAGACCCTGTTGGACCGCGTTCCCGAGGCGGAGCCGTTGGTTGTGTTGTGTGCGAAGGGTGGCGCCAGCGAGTTCGTCGCCGGCACACTCGCCGAGGCCGGTCGATCGGTCGTCCACGTCGTCGACGGGATGCGTGGCTGGGCCCGACTGTACGAACGCGACGAGGTGACGGACTACGACGGGCCGGGGACCGTCTACCAGTACCGACGGCCCTCCAGCGGCTGTCTGGGCTACCTCCTCGTCGCAGACGGCGAGGCGGCGGTGATCGACCCGCTGCGGGCGTTCACCGACCGGTACCTCGCCGACGCCGCGGCACTCGACGCGGAGTTGGTGTACGCACTCGACACGCACGTTCACGCGGACCACGTCAGCGGCGTCCGCGAGTTGGTGCGTGAGGGTGTCACCGGCGTGCTCCCGACGGCGGCCGTCGACCGCGGCGTCACCTACGCCGATCGGGTCGAGACCGTCGCCGACGGCGACACACTCGCGGTCGGGACGGCCGAGATCGACGTGCTCCACACGCCGGGGCACACGAGCGGGATGACCTCGTACCTGCTCGGTGACTCCGTGTTGACCACTGGCGACGGGTTGTTCGTCGAGAGTGTCGCGCGCCCGGATCTGGAAGCGGGTGCCGACGGGGCCGCCGACGCTGCGCGCCAACTGCACGAGACGCTCCGGGACCGCGTGCTCGCTCTCGACGACGACACGGTGATCGGCGGCGCGCACTACGGCGACGGGGCGGAGCCGGCCGCCGACGGTACGTACACGGCACCGCTCGGCGAGGTCGTCGACCGGATGCCGGTGTTGACTGCCGACGAGGAGGCGTTCGTCGACACCGTGATGACCGACATGCCGCCGCGTCCGGCGAACTACGAGGAGATCGTCGCGACGAACCTCGGTCGGGAGACGGCCGACGACGACGAGGCGTTCAAACTAGAACTGGGGCCGAACAACTGTGCCGCCAGCGACGCCGCGATGACGAGCGACTGA
- a CDS encoding DsrE/DsrF/DrsH-like family protein, giving the protein MSTDTPDTAASADEPTRAELAARVEALEAELDTLREETAAATAAAEDSQKMVIVATQGTLDAAYPPLILASTAAAFGYDVTVFHTFWGLEILHEEHASELSLSAVGNPNLSVPNAVAALPGMDAVTSRLLRRKIDAENVASVPELIETSLDTGVDLQACQMTMDLFDYDEDDFFDGVTTGVGAATAFQEMARADVQLLV; this is encoded by the coding sequence ATGTCGACGGACACACCGGACACGGCGGCGAGTGCCGACGAGCCGACGCGGGCGGAGCTGGCGGCTCGCGTCGAGGCGTTGGAGGCGGAGCTCGACACACTCCGGGAGGAGACGGCGGCGGCGACGGCGGCCGCCGAGGACAGCCAGAAGATGGTGATCGTCGCCACGCAGGGGACACTCGACGCCGCGTACCCGCCGTTGATCCTCGCGTCCACCGCGGCGGCGTTCGGCTACGACGTGACCGTGTTCCACACGTTCTGGGGGCTCGAGATCCTCCACGAGGAGCACGCGAGCGAGTTGTCGCTGTCGGCGGTCGGGAACCCGAACCTCTCGGTTCCCAACGCCGTGGCGGCGCTGCCGGGGATGGACGCCGTGACGAGCCGCCTGCTGCGTCGGAAGATCGACGCCGAGAACGTCGCCAGCGTCCCGGAGTTGATCGAGACCTCACTCGACACCGGGGTCGACCTCCAGGCGTGTCAGATGACGATGGACCTGTTCGACTACGACGAGGACGACTTCTTCGACGGGGTCACGACCGGCGTTGGTGCGGCGACCGCGTTCCAGGAGATGGCCCGAGCGGACGTACAACTGCTGGTCTGA
- a CDS encoding sulfurtransferase TusA family protein, with protein sequence MSSTVEATETLDVRGENCPMPVVKTRQAVDDLASGAVLEVLATDPGSLNDVAGWAETTDGVTLVEQVEDGDVYRHYVERTA encoded by the coding sequence ATGAGTTCCACAGTCGAGGCGACGGAGACGCTGGACGTACGGGGAGAGAACTGTCCGATGCCGGTCGTGAAGACGAGACAGGCGGTCGACGACCTCGCGTCCGGGGCGGTGTTGGAGGTGCTGGCGACGGACCCCGGTAGTCTGAACGACGTCGCCGGGTGGGCCGAGACGACCGACGGCGTGACACTGGTCGAGCAGGTCGAGGACGGGGACGTGTACCGCCACTACGTCGAGCGGACCGCCTGA